From Penaeus monodon isolate SGIC_2016 chromosome 6, NSTDA_Pmon_1, whole genome shotgun sequence, the proteins below share one genomic window:
- the LOC119574540 gene encoding protein lethal(2)essential for life-like, translating into MAKMENQNTASHEVPNCKENSLLPIAEKGLFFHDSFFEDIQKHFETAIDQILDTWGEAKSVNDLMSSFTRVRERNLQQENQVMAFSEDDQNHKVVLDVHDFKGGDIKVRVEDNQVMVEGRVEKEEGDSKSMKSFCRRFSFPGKVNMEAMTSAMSSDGVLTITAPKIIE; encoded by the exons ATGGCCAAGATGGAGAATCAAAATACTGCCTCTCATGAAGTTCCCAACTGCAAAGAGAATTCACTTCTCCCcattgctgagaagggacttTTCTTCCACGATTCCTTCTTCGAGGATATTCAGAAGCACTTTGAGACAGCCATCGATCAAATCCTTGATACGTGGGGAGAAGCCAAATCCGTGAATGATCTCATGAGTAGCTTTACACGTGTAAGAGAGCGTAATTTGCAACAGGAGAACCAAGTTATGGCCTTCAGCGAAGACGACCAGAATCACAAG GTTGTACTGGATGTTCATGACTTCAAAGGTGGAGACATTAAGGTCAGAGTGGAAGACAATCAGGTGATGGTGGAAGGtcgagtggaaaaggaagagggcgaCTCCAAGTCCATGAAAAGCTTCTGTCGACGCTTCAGCTTCCCAGGCAAAGTGAATATGGAAGCCATGACTTCCGCAATGTCTTCTGATGGCGTCTTGACTATCACGGCTCCTAAGATTATAGAGTAA
- the LOC119574545 gene encoding uncharacterized protein LOC119574545 yields the protein MENKNTTTLNGQKPVDSPKYNEDSLLPIAEKGLFFHDSFFEDIRKHFETAVDQILDKWGEAKSVNDLMSSFTRVRERNLQQENQVIAFSEDDQNHKVSFSI from the coding sequence atggagaacaaGAATACTACCACTCTTAATGGACAGAAACCGGTAGACTCTCCCAAATACAATGAGGATTCACTTCTACCCATCGCTGAGAAGGGACTTTTCTTCCACGATTCCTTCTTCGAGGATATTCGGAAGCACTTTGAGACAGCCGTTGACCAAATCCTGGATAAGTGGGGAGAAGCCAAATCAGTGAATGATCTCATGAGTAGCTTCACACGCGTAAGAGAGCGCAATTTACAGCAAGAGAACCAAGTCATAGCCTTCAGCGAAGACGACCAGAATCACAAGGTTAGTTTTTCTATCTAA
- the LOC119574548 gene encoding protein lethal(2)essential for life-like: MENKNTTTLTEQKLEESPNCKEDSLLPIAEKGLFFHDSFFEDIRKHFETAIDQILDTWGEAKSVSDLMNSYRRVRERNLQQENQVMAFSEDDQNHKVVLDIDDFKNGDVKVRVEDNQVVVEGRMEKEEGDFKSMKSFCRHFNFPGKVNMEAVTSAMSSDGVLTIMAPKIPQAA, encoded by the exons ATGGAGAACAAAAATACTACCACTCTTACTGAACAGAAACTGGAAGAATCTCCCAATTGCAAAGAGGATTCACTTCTCCCCATCGCTGAGAAGGGACTTTTCTTCCATGATTCCTTCTTCGAGGATATTCGGAAGCACTTTGAGACAGCCATCGACCAAATCCTGGATACGTGGGGAGAAGCCAAATCCGTGAGTGATCTGATGAATAGTTACAGACGTGTAAGAGAGCGCAATTTGCAACAAGAGAACCAAGTCATGGCCTTCAGCGAAGACGACCAGAATCACAAG GTTGTACTAGATATTGATGACTTCAAGAATGGAGATGTTAAGGTTAGAGTGGAAGACAatcaggtggtggtggaaggtcgaatggaaaaggaagagggtgacTTCAAGTCAATGAAAAGCTTCTGTCGACATTTCAACTTCCCAGGCAAAGTGAACATGGAGGCTGTCACTTCTGCAATGTCTTCTGATGGCGTCTTAACTATCATGGCTCCGAAGATTCCACAGGCAGCATAG
- the LOC119574039 gene encoding protein lethal(2)essential for life-like — protein MGKKNATTLNEQKSDESAKSKEESLLPIAEKGLFFHDSFFEDIRKHFESAIEQILDRWGEDKSVSDLMNSYGRVRERNLQQENQVMAFSADDQNHKVVLDVDDFKNGDVKVTVEDNQVVVEGRMEKEEGDFKSMKSFCRRFNFPGKVDMEGVTSTMSSDGVLTITAPKIPQAA, from the exons ATGGGGAAGAAAAATGCTACCACTCTTAATGAACAGAAATCCGATGAATCTGCTAAAAGCAAAGAGGAATCACTTCTCCCCATCGCTGAGAAGGGACTTTTCTTCCACGATTCCTTCTTCGAGGATATTCGGAAGCACTTTGAATCAGCCATCGAACAAATCTTGGATAGGTGGGGAGAAGACAAATCAGTGAGTGATCTCATGAATAGTTACGGACGTGTAAGAGAGCGCAATTTGCAGCAAGAAAACCAAGTCATGGCCTTCAGCGCAGACGACCAGAATCACAAG GTTGTACTGGATGTTGATGACTTCAAGAATGGAGACGTTAAGGTTACAGTGGAAGACAATCAAGTGGTGGTGGAAGGtcgaatggaaaaggaagagggtgacTTCAAGTCCATGAAAAGCTTTTGTCGACGCTTCAACTTCCCAGGCAAAGTGGATATGGAAGGTGTGACTTCTACAATGTCTTCTGATGGCGTCTTGACTATTACGGCTCCGAAGATTCCACAGGCAGCatag